A single window of Senegalia massiliensis DNA harbors:
- a CDS encoding BMC domain-containing protein produces MIRTIGLIELNSIAKGIETADAMLKAAEVNLILSNSICPGKYIVLISGDVGSVKSAVEVGKNIGREYIVDELILPSVHPQLINAINGATEIGDLNAIGAMEFFSIATSIVAADAAAKAASINLIEIRLGFAIGGKSFVTLSGDISAVNEAVEAGSSIGKENGMLINKVVIPSPRKEVFEKLL; encoded by the coding sequence ATGATAAGAACTATAGGTCTTATAGAATTAAATAGTATAGCTAAAGGTATTGAAACAGCAGATGCTATGTTAAAAGCTGCAGAAGTAAACTTGATATTATCAAATTCAATATGTCCTGGTAAATATATAGTTTTAATATCAGGTGATGTTGGATCAGTAAAATCAGCAGTAGAAGTAGGAAAAAATATAGGAAGAGAATATATAGTAGATGAATTAATATTACCAAGTGTTCATCCACAATTAATAAATGCTATAAATGGTGCTACAGAAATAGGAGATCTAAATGCTATAGGAGCAATGGAATTTTTCAGCATAGCTACTTCAATTGTTGCAGCAGATGCAGCAGCAAAAGCTGCTTCTATAAACTTAATTGAAATAAGGCTTGGGTTTGCAATAGGTGGAAAATCTTTTGTAACTTTAAGTGGTGATATAAGTGCAGTCAATGAAGCAGTAGAAGCAGGATCAAGTATAGGTAAAGAAAATGGAATGCTTATAAATAAAGTAGTTATACCATCTCCTAGAAAAGAAGTTTTTGAAAAGCTCTTATAA
- a CDS encoding 4Fe-4S dicluster domain-containing protein: MDLLQKTYEAGVVGAGGAGFPTHIKLNANVEYFIINAAECEPLLNTDKYLMSIKAEEMIKGMEHIGELLGAKHLTIAIKQKNSKEISILKETIKKLDSKVQLFYMKNFYPAGDEQMTVYEVTGRSIPEAGIPLDVGTVVSNVGTVINVYNAINDKPVTEKYITVVGEVNNPRMLKVPIGISIKECIEAAGGSTLDDYAVIIGGPMMGTIIDDDESSSIYIKKTDGSLIVLPKDHYIVKRKRKPIKTIINETRSACIQCRYCTDLCHRYLLGHKLRPHRVMRNVGMAERDPEIMKESLLCCECGICELYSCPMGLSPRLVNIFVKGELRKQGIRPEKGSLDIESREMIEYRKIPTNRLMSRLDIMKYSDQQIDELKEVTVKKVSIPLSQHIGKPATAIVTIGDKVSRGQLIGKVERNDMGANVHSSIDGKVVDISDKIIIEMEDNEVIL; the protein is encoded by the coding sequence ATGGATTTATTACAAAAAACATATGAAGCGGGTGTTGTAGGAGCAGGGGGCGCTGGTTTTCCTACACATATAAAGTTAAATGCTAATGTTGAATACTTCATTATAAATGCAGCTGAATGTGAGCCTCTATTAAATACAGACAAATATCTTATGAGTATTAAAGCTGAAGAAATGATAAAAGGTATGGAACATATAGGAGAGCTTTTAGGAGCAAAGCATCTTACAATAGCTATAAAACAAAAAAATTCTAAGGAAATTAGTATTTTAAAAGAAACTATAAAAAAACTAGATTCTAAAGTCCAGTTATTTTATATGAAGAACTTCTATCCAGCTGGTGATGAACAAATGACAGTATATGAGGTTACAGGAAGATCAATTCCTGAAGCTGGTATTCCTTTAGATGTTGGAACTGTAGTATCAAATGTAGGTACTGTAATAAATGTATACAATGCTATAAATGATAAGCCAGTAACTGAAAAATACATCACTGTAGTCGGGGAAGTTAATAATCCTAGAATGTTAAAAGTACCAATAGGTATTTCAATAAAAGAGTGTATAGAAGCAGCAGGAGGTTCAACCCTTGATGATTATGCAGTAATAATAGGTGGACCTATGATGGGTACTATAATAGATGATGATGAATCAAGTAGTATATATATCAAGAAAACAGATGGTTCATTAATAGTCTTACCAAAAGATCACTATATAGTTAAAAGAAAAAGAAAACCTATAAAAACAATAATAAATGAAACACGTTCAGCGTGTATTCAGTGTAGGTATTGTACTGATTTATGTCACAGATATCTTTTAGGACATAAATTAAGACCACATAGAGTTATGAGAAATGTAGGAATGGCAGAGCGAGATCCAGAAATTATGAAAGAATCTTTATTATGCTGTGAATGTGGAATATGTGAACTATATTCTTGCCCTATGGGATTGTCTCCTAGATTAGTAAATATCTTTGTTAAAGGTGAACTGAGAAAACAAGGTATAAGACCAGAAAAAGGCAGTTTAGATATAGAAAGTAGAGAGATGATAGAGTATAGAAAAATACCTACTAATAGATTAATGTCTAGATTAGATATTATGAAATATTCTGATCAACAAATAGATGAATTAAAAGAAGTTACAGTTAAAAAAGTATCTATTCCATTGAGTCAACACATAGGAAAACCTGCTACAGCTATAGTGACTATAGGGGATAAAGTATCAAGAGGACAGTTAATAGGAAAAGTAGAAAGAAATGATATGGGAGCAAATGTCCATTCATCTATAGATGGTAAGGTAGTAGATATTTCAGATAAAATTATCATTGAAATGGAAGATAATGAGGTGATCTTATGA
- a CDS encoding cupin domain-containing protein — protein sequence MDSKKIEEVVKKVVMSYMNQSEKEIKKIDKSGVAVVKTNKVKPEKFDTGKPGDKVYLKDVFTLEESPRLGCGVMEMEETVFDWTLKYDEIDYIMEGTLEIIIDGRKVVGEQGDIILIPKDTPIKFSCPDHAKFIYVVYPANWDQL from the coding sequence ATGGATAGTAAGAAAATTGAAGAAGTAGTTAAAAAAGTTGTAATGAGTTATATGAATCAATCTGAAAAAGAAATAAAAAAGATTGATAAAAGTGGAGTAGCGGTAGTAAAAACTAACAAAGTAAAACCAGAAAAGTTTGACACAGGTAAGCCAGGAGATAAAGTTTATTTAAAAGATGTTTTTACCCTTGAAGAAAGTCCAAGGCTTGGTTGTGGTGTAATGGAAATGGAAGAAACAGTATTTGACTGGACTCTTAAATATGATGAAATAGACTATATAATGGAAGGAACTTTAGAAATAATTATTGATGGTAGAAAGGTAGTTGGAGAACAAGGTGATATAATTTTAATTCCTAAAGATACTCCAATAAAATTCAGCTGTCCTGATCATGCTAAGTTTATTTATGTAGTTTACCCTGCTAATTGGGATCAATTATAA
- the pduL gene encoding phosphate propanoyltransferase, with protein sequence MDESRVKEMISKIIRELNSDDTDKIIPVEASAKHVHLCKEDVEKLFGKGYKLTPKRELSQPGQFLCEERINIMGPKGVIKNVAVLGPERGSTQIEISKTDGISLGVNAPVRDSGDTKGSADLFISAGKNIIKAEEAVIIARRHIHMPPEAADKFGLVDKDVVNVKILSDRPVIFEDVLIRVSEKYSLNMHIDFDEANACNLKKGTKGQILNKKENI encoded by the coding sequence TTGGATGAATCAAGAGTAAAAGAAATGATAAGTAAAATTATAAGAGAGTTGAATTCAGATGATACAGACAAGATAATACCTGTAGAAGCATCTGCAAAACATGTTCATTTATGTAAAGAAGATGTAGAAAAATTATTTGGAAAAGGTTATAAACTTACTCCTAAAAGAGAATTATCTCAACCGGGTCAATTTTTATGCGAAGAAAGAATTAACATAATGGGACCTAAAGGAGTAATTAAAAATGTAGCTGTATTAGGACCTGAAAGAGGCAGTACTCAAATTGAAATATCTAAGACTGATGGTATATCTTTAGGTGTTAATGCACCTGTTAGAGATTCAGGAGATACAAAGGGTAGTGCAGATCTATTTATTTCAGCAGGAAAAAATATTATAAAAGCAGAAGAAGCTGTGATAATAGCAAGAAGACATATTCATATGCCACCAGAAGCAGCAGATAAATTTGGATTAGTAGATAAAGATGTTGTAAATGTAAAAATATTAAGTGATAGACCAGTTATATTTGAAGATGTTTTAATTAGAGTAAGTGAAAAATATAGTTTAAATATGCATATAGATTTTGATGAAGCTAATGCCTGCAATCTTAAAAAAGGGACAAAGGGACAAATACTGAATAAAAAGGAGAATATCTAA
- a CDS encoding acetaldehyde dehydrogenase (acetylating) — protein sequence MHIKDKDLSSIQEVRDLVAKAKKAQKELKLKSQEEIDRIVKGMAEEAYKQADRLAKMAAEETGFGVYEDKIVKNKVASKAVYDYIKDMKTIGIINEDKHRKIVEIATPVGVVAGLIPSTNPTSTAIYKSLISVKSGNTIVFSPHPSALNSIKETVDILQKKAEELGAPEGTINCTTIPHMEGTSALMKHDDVSLILATGGSAMVKAAYSSGTPALGVGPGNVPAFIERTADIDLAVKRILDSKTFDNGTICASEQAIVTENCIKNQVKKSLVQQGAYFLNSVEKKKVGDVIQDKSGKFNGKIAGKSAKEVAKMAEIKVPSNTRVLIAEETNVGIKYPFSREKLSTILGFYSEEDWNIACDKCIELLNYGGLGHTLSIHSKDEEIIKAFALKKPASRILVNTPSAQGAIGATTNLSPSLTLGCGAVGGSATSDNVSPLNLIDVKRLAYGVKELEDLAEEYEIGKCEQDDSDADLDVETITRLVMEQLQNIK from the coding sequence GTGCATATAAAAGATAAAGACTTAAGCTCAATTCAAGAAGTAAGAGATTTAGTAGCAAAAGCTAAAAAAGCTCAAAAAGAATTGAAACTTAAAAGTCAAGAAGAAATAGATAGAATAGTTAAAGGAATGGCTGAAGAGGCATATAAACAAGCTGATAGATTAGCAAAAATGGCAGCAGAAGAAACAGGATTTGGAGTATATGAAGATAAAATAGTAAAGAACAAAGTTGCTAGTAAAGCAGTATATGATTATATAAAAGATATGAAGACTATAGGTATAATAAATGAAGATAAACACAGAAAAATAGTAGAAATAGCTACACCAGTTGGAGTTGTTGCAGGTTTAATTCCATCAACAAACCCTACATCTACAGCTATTTATAAGTCACTTATATCTGTTAAATCTGGAAATACAATAGTATTTAGTCCTCATCCTTCAGCATTAAATAGTATAAAAGAAACAGTAGATATACTTCAAAAGAAAGCAGAAGAATTAGGAGCTCCAGAAGGTACTATAAATTGCACAACAATACCTCATATGGAGGGAACTAGTGCTTTAATGAAGCATGATGATGTAAGCTTAATACTAGCTACAGGTGGTTCAGCTATGGTAAAGGCAGCTTATAGTTCAGGTACTCCAGCTTTAGGAGTAGGTCCTGGAAATGTACCTGCATTTATTGAAAGAACTGCTGATATAGATTTAGCAGTAAAGAGAATATTAGATAGTAAAACATTTGATAATGGTACAATATGTGCTTCAGAGCAAGCAATTGTAACAGAAAACTGCATTAAAAATCAAGTTAAAAAATCTCTTGTACAACAAGGAGCATACTTTTTAAATAGTGTTGAAAAGAAAAAAGTAGGAGATGTAATTCAAGATAAGTCAGGCAAGTTTAATGGAAAAATTGCTGGTAAATCTGCTAAAGAAGTAGCTAAAATGGCAGAAATTAAAGTTCCAAGCAATACAAGAGTATTAATTGCTGAAGAGACTAATGTAGGAATTAAATATCCATTCTCAAGAGAAAAATTATCTACAATACTTGGATTCTATTCTGAAGAAGATTGGAATATTGCATGTGATAAATGTATTGAGCTATTAAATTATGGCGGACTTGGTCATACATTATCAATTCATTCAAAGGATGAAGAGATAATCAAGGCATTTGCACTTAAGAAGCCTGCATCTAGAATTTTAGTTAATACTCCATCAGCACAAGGAGCTATAGGTGCAACTACTAATTTATCTCCATCACTTACTTTAGGTTGTGGAGCTGTAGGAGGAAGTGCTACATCAGATAATGTAAGTCCTTTAAATCTAATAGATGTAAAGAGATTAGCATATGGTGTAAAAGAATTAGAAGATTTAGCAGAAGAATATGAAATTGGCAAATGTGAACAAGATGACTCAGATGCTGATTTAGATGTTGAAACTATAACAAGATTAGTAATGGAACAATTACAAAATATAAAATAG
- the eutH gene encoding ethanolamine utilization protein EutH, producing MSINEIIVYIMVFFMVLGALDKIIGNKFGLGEQFEEGIMAMGSLAVAMVGVISLAPVLAKILRPIVSPVYTALGADPAMFATTLLANDMGGYPLAVEMAQTPEAGLFAGLILGAMMGPTIVFTIPVALGIIKKEDHKFLATGILAGIVTIPIGAFVGGIVAGFSVSMIVSNLIPIILVAVLIALGLWKMPEKMIKGFTVFGKGVVVVITIGLAAIIIETLTGIVVIPGMAPISDGIEIVGSIAIVLAGAFPMVYVITKVFRKPLLKVGKLLGMNDVAAAGMVATLANNIPMFGLMKDMDERGKIINVAFAVSAAFVFGDHLGFTAGVAREMIFPMVVGKLVGGITAIMVAMLIANKTVGKNTTVVPEGIADDLDDKRSNA from the coding sequence ATGAGTATAAATGAGATTATTGTATATATAATGGTATTTTTCATGGTATTAGGAGCACTAGATAAGATAATTGGTAATAAGTTTGGGTTAGGAGAGCAATTTGAAGAAGGAATCATGGCAATGGGTTCCCTTGCAGTAGCAATGGTAGGGGTTATTTCATTAGCTCCAGTACTTGCAAAAATTCTTAGACCTATAGTATCACCAGTATATACTGCATTAGGTGCTGACCCAGCAATGTTTGCTACTACTCTTTTAGCAAATGATATGGGTGGTTATCCACTAGCTGTAGAAATGGCTCAAACACCAGAAGCTGGACTTTTTGCAGGACTTATTTTAGGAGCTATGATGGGACCTACTATAGTTTTTACTATACCAGTAGCATTAGGTATAATTAAAAAAGAGGACCATAAATTCTTAGCAACAGGTATATTAGCTGGTATAGTAACTATACCAATTGGAGCATTTGTAGGAGGAATAGTTGCAGGATTTAGCGTAAGTATGATAGTAAGTAATTTAATTCCAATAATTCTAGTTGCTGTGCTTATTGCATTAGGATTATGGAAGATGCCAGAGAAGATGATTAAAGGATTTACTGTATTCGGAAAAGGTGTTGTAGTAGTTATAACTATTGGACTTGCAGCTATAATAATAGAAACACTTACAGGAATAGTAGTAATTCCAGGTATGGCACCAATTTCTGATGGAATAGAAATTGTTGGTTCAATAGCAATAGTATTAGCTGGAGCATTCCCTATGGTATATGTAATAACAAAAGTATTTAGAAAGCCATTATTAAAAGTAGGAAAGTTATTAGGAATGAATGATGTTGCAGCAGCAGGTATGGTAGCTACTCTTGCAAATAACATACCTATGTTTGGGTTAATGAAAGATATGGATGAAAGAGGAAAAATTATAAATGTTGCTTTTGCAGTAAGTGCCGCTTTTGTATTTGGGGATCACCTAGGATTTACAGCAGGTGTAGCAAGAGAAATGATATTCCCTATGGTAGTAGGAAAGCTTGTAGGTGGTATAACAGCTATTATGGTAGCTATGCTTATTGCTAATAAAACAGTAGGTAAAAATACTACAGTAGTGCCAGAAGGTATTGCAGATGATTTAGATGATAAGAGGAGCAATGCTTAA
- a CDS encoding BMC domain-containing protein: protein MANANALGMIETKGLVGSVEAADAMVKAANVTLIGKEHVGGGLVTVMVRGDVGAVKAATDAGAAAAERVGELVSVHVIPRPHNEVEIILPKLEG from the coding sequence ATGGCAAATGCAAACGCATTAGGAATGATAGAAACTAAAGGATTGGTAGGATCTGTAGAAGCTGCAGATGCAATGGTAAAGGCAGCAAATGTTACACTTATTGGAAAAGAGCATGTAGGTGGAGGATTAGTAACTGTAATGGTTAGAGGCGATGTTGGAGCAGTTAAAGCTGCAACAGATGCTGGAGCAGCAGCAGCAGAAAGAGTTGGAGAATTAGTATCTGTACATGTTATACCAAGACCTCACAATGAAGTGGAAATTATATTACCAAAACTTGAAGGTTAA
- a CDS encoding TIGR00266 family protein, which produces MADIIDYSIKGSDMQIVEIELDPGEGVRAEAGTMLYMNKDIEMETSTGGGLFKGFKRAFTGESFFITTFLNNGRGREKVAFSAPYPGNIIPIQLDNCGGKFICQKDSFLCAANGIEVEVEFTKKLGAGFFGREGFILQRLEGNGLAFVHAGGTIIERELKPGEVLRVDTGCLVGFETSVDYDVQFIGGFKNALFGKEGLFLTRLTGPGKVYLQSLPLSKMAERIFAAVGSRTGEGRGDRGNMGGNIGAGIAGGILGSMFGDDN; this is translated from the coding sequence TTGGCTGATATTATTGATTATAGTATTAAAGGTTCTGATATGCAGATTGTAGAAATTGAGTTAGATCCAGGAGAAGGAGTAAGGGCAGAAGCTGGTACTATGCTTTATATGAACAAAGATATTGAAATGGAAACTTCAACTGGTGGCGGACTATTTAAAGGCTTTAAAAGAGCATTTACAGGAGAAAGTTTCTTTATAACAACATTTTTAAATAATGGAAGAGGTAGAGAAAAGGTAGCTTTTAGTGCACCTTATCCTGGAAATATAATACCTATTCAATTAGATAATTGTGGTGGCAAATTTATATGTCAAAAAGATTCTTTTCTATGTGCTGCAAATGGAATAGAAGTAGAAGTAGAATTCACTAAAAAACTTGGTGCTGGATTTTTTGGTAGAGAAGGATTTATACTTCAAAGATTAGAAGGTAACGGACTTGCTTTTGTTCATGCTGGTGGTACTATTATAGAAAGAGAATTAAAACCAGGTGAAGTATTGAGAGTTGATACAGGTTGTCTTGTTGGATTTGAGACATCAGTAGATTATGATGTACAGTTTATAGGCGGATTTAAAAATGCTTTATTTGGTAAAGAAGGATTATTCTTAACTAGATTAACAGGTCCAGGAAAAGTATATCTTCAAAGTTTACCATTATCTAAAATGGCAGAGAGAATATTTGCAGCTGTAGGTAGTAGAACAGGAGAAGGTAGAGGAGATAGAGGTAACATGGGTGGTAATATAGGTGCTGGAATAGCAGGTGGAATACTTGGAAGTATGTTTGGTGATGACAATTAA
- a CDS encoding CCA tRNA nucleotidyltransferase yields the protein MLKINIPVEVQYILDKLNDKGFEAYIVGGCVRDSFMQRIPNDWDVTTSALPEQILEVFSNEKTIETGKKFGTITVIKNSNSIEITTFRAEGEYKDNRRPEKVEFKKDIKEDLKRRDFTINAIAYNPNTGIIDPFRGKEDIRKRVIRTVGHSKERFLEDALRILRAVRFSTQLGFNIEINTYKSIINLRNKLENISKERIRDEFFKILLSPKPSIGIRLLVDTGLIHYIVPEIVESVDFNQHNPHHNKNVFDHILCVVDNSPRIIENRLSAFLHDIAKPHTFSIDDKGIGHFYNHQKKGSELSKDILKRLNVSKKLINTVSVLVKEHMIGHNEFSDRGLKRLINRVGKDDIFKLLDLMRADIKCTNHSEDVEDINKLEKRIIHILNKKQPMSTKELQINGYDLMDLGIPKGPQIGKILNILLEYVLEDESLNTREKLLDIVENIKGD from the coding sequence ATGTTAAAGATAAATATACCTGTTGAGGTTCAATATATATTAGATAAATTAAATGATAAAGGATTTGAAGCATATATAGTAGGTGGATGTGTACGTGATAGCTTTATGCAAAGAATTCCAAATGATTGGGATGTTACAACGTCAGCTTTACCTGAACAGATTTTAGAAGTATTTAGTAATGAAAAAACAATAGAAACAGGGAAGAAATTTGGAACTATAACTGTGATTAAAAATAGTAACTCTATAGAAATAACAACATTCAGAGCAGAAGGCGAATATAAAGATAACAGACGACCAGAAAAGGTAGAGTTTAAAAAGGATATAAAAGAGGACTTAAAAAGAAGAGATTTTACTATAAATGCTATAGCCTATAATCCAAATACAGGTATCATTGATCCCTTTAGAGGAAAAGAGGATATAAGAAAAAGAGTGATAAGAACTGTAGGACATTCAAAGGAAAGATTTCTTGAAGATGCTCTTAGAATATTAAGAGCTGTAAGATTTAGTACCCAACTTGGATTTAATATAGAAATTAATACATATAAATCTATAATAAATCTAAGGAATAAACTTGAAAATATATCTAAAGAAAGAATAAGAGATGAGTTTTTTAAAATTCTATTATCACCTAAACCATCAATAGGAATTAGATTATTGGTAGATACTGGTTTAATACATTATATAGTACCTGAAATTGTGGAAAGTGTGGATTTTAATCAACATAATCCACATCATAATAAAAATGTATTCGATCATATACTTTGTGTTGTGGATAATTCTCCAAGAATAATAGAAAACAGATTGTCTGCATTTTTACATGATATAGCAAAACCACATACTTTTTCAATAGATGATAAAGGGATAGGTCATTTTTATAATCATCAAAAAAAGGGAAGTGAATTATCTAAAGATATACTTAAAAGGTTAAATGTTTCTAAAAAATTAATTAATACTGTAAGTGTACTTGTTAAAGAACATATGATAGGACATAATGAATTTAGTGATAGAGGGCTTAAAAGATTAATAAATAGAGTAGGTAAAGATGATATATTTAAACTTTTAGATTTAATGCGTGCTGATATAAAATGTACAAATCATAGTGAAGATGTGGAAGATATAAATAAATTAGAAAAAAGAATAATCCATATATTAAATAAAAAGCAGCCTATGAGTACAAAGGAGTTACAAATAAATGGATATGATTTAATGGATTTAGGTATTCCTAAAGGTCCACAGATAGGTAAAATACTTAATATATTACTTGAATATGTGTTGGAAGATGAAAGTTTAAATACTCGTGAAAAGTTATTAGATATAGTAGAAAATATTAAAGGAGATTAA
- a CDS encoding EutN/CcmL family microcompartment protein: MIIGKVVGNVWATRKDEALNGFKLLVVKPLDEYTERDIPTIVATDIIGAGIGDNVLVVKGSSARKALDKNNAPIDATIVGIIDEVDIDDN; the protein is encoded by the coding sequence ATGATAATAGGCAAAGTAGTTGGAAATGTGTGGGCTACAAGAAAGGATGAAGCCTTAAATGGATTCAAACTGTTAGTAGTCAAACCATTAGATGAATATACTGAAAGAGACATCCCTACTATAGTTGCAACAGACATAATTGGAGCTGGCATAGGTGACAATGTATTAGTAGTAAAGGGAAGTTCAGCTAGGAAAGCGTTGGACAAAAATAATGCTCCTATAGATGCTACAATAGTTGGAATAATCGATGAAGTAGATATAGATGACAACTAA
- a CDS encoding BMC domain-containing protein → MAIQNALGMIETKGLVGAVEAADAMVKAANVTLIGKQQVGGGLVTVMVRGDVGAVKASTDAGAAAAERVGQLISVHVIPRPHNEVEVVLPKSE, encoded by the coding sequence ATGGCAATTCAAAATGCATTAGGAATGATAGAAACAAAAGGGTTAGTAGGAGCAGTGGAAGCAGCAGATGCAATGGTGAAAGCAGCAAATGTTACATTAATAGGTAAGCAACAAGTTGGTGGAGGATTAGTAACTGTAATGGTTAGAGGTGATGTTGGAGCAGTTAAAGCATCAACAGATGCAGGAGCAGCAGCAGCAGAAAGAGTTGGACAATTAATTTCTGTTCATGTAATACCAAGACCACATAATGAAGTTGAAGTAGTATTACCAAAGAGTGAGTAG
- the eutJ gene encoding ethanolamine utilization protein EutJ, which produces MVDFKNSDDLISQLEKTIDNPKKVNKDEELLVGVDLGTAYIVIVVLDKDKNPVACEMEFAQVIRDGLVVDYIGAMNIVRKLKKNIEEKIGTDLTKAAIAVPPGTGEKDSKTHRYVVEGAGLEVVNILDEPTAANEVLNITDGAIVDIGGGTTGLSIIEDKNVVYVADEATGGTHLTLVVAGSYKMKFEDAENFKKSKDKQSEVFPVVIPVIQKMASIVHNHIQKYDVKELYLVGGTSCLEGIETVIEKETKVKTIKPKNPFLVTPLGIAMNCKI; this is translated from the coding sequence ATGGTGGACTTTAAAAATTCAGATGATTTAATCTCTCAATTGGAAAAAACTATTGATAATCCTAAGAAAGTAAATAAAGATGAAGAATTACTTGTAGGCGTGGATTTAGGTACAGCATATATTGTAATAGTTGTATTAGATAAAGATAAAAATCCAGTAGCATGTGAAATGGAATTTGCTCAAGTTATAAGAGACGGTTTAGTAGTTGATTATATAGGAGCTATGAATATAGTTAGAAAGCTTAAGAAAAATATAGAAGAAAAAATAGGAACTGATCTGACTAAAGCTGCAATAGCAGTACCACCAGGAACAGGTGAGAAAGATAGTAAGACTCATAGATATGTTGTCGAAGGTGCTGGATTAGAAGTTGTAAATATATTAGATGAACCTACAGCTGCAAATGAGGTACTCAATATAACTGATGGGGCTATAGTAGATATAGGTGGTGGAACTACTGGTTTATCTATAATAGAAGATAAAAATGTAGTATATGTAGCAGATGAAGCTACTGGAGGAACACATTTAACATTAGTAGTTGCTGGTAGTTATAAGATGAAGTTTGAAGATGCAGAGAACTTCAAAAAATCTAAAGATAAACAAAGCGAAGTATTTCCAGTAGTAATACCAGTAATTCAAAAAATGGCAAGTATAGTTCATAATCATATTCAAAAATATGATGTAAAAGAATTATATCTTGTAGGAGGTACAAGCTGTTTAGAAGGTATAGAAACCGTTATTGAAAAAGAAACAAAAGTAAAAACTATAAAACCTAAGAATCCATTTCTAGTAACCCCTTTAGGGATAGCAATGAATTGTAAAATATAA
- a CDS encoding cobalamin adenosyltransferase, which translates to MKVLTEAQLRAKHKKEQMENLIVKSNTIITPSAKEYLNEKNIKLVFEDKEHLETTNEEPKESQKEEKFTPKYICQYTGGHLEEKPENMTQLYGNELVFKNHPSIIFRGKLDSLQSKILEIQVLAHKEKKSKLIDDLQEILEFVRNILKSEVINEKIKDFNFFGIEETDIREMSHNPKNNLGVDHILPDYKMGELVIGLNAIRSNIREVEIVSISLNRDDIIKSLNRLSSAVYVMMCRYLAGYYK; encoded by the coding sequence ATGAAAGTTTTGACTGAAGCTCAACTTAGAGCTAAGCATAAAAAGGAACAAATGGAGAATTTAATTGTCAAATCCAATACCATAATTACTCCTTCTGCTAAAGAATACTTAAATGAAAAAAATATTAAATTAGTATTTGAAGACAAGGAACATTTAGAAACAACTAATGAAGAACCAAAAGAATCTCAAAAAGAAGAAAAATTTACTCCTAAATATATATGCCAATATACAGGAGGACATTTAGAAGAAAAGCCAGAAAATATGACTCAATTATATGGTAATGAATTGGTTTTTAAAAATCATCCAAGCATTATATTTAGAGGAAAACTTGATAGTTTACAATCTAAAATACTTGAAATTCAAGTATTAGCTCATAAAGAAAAAAAGAGTAAATTAATAGATGATTTACAAGAAATACTTGAATTTGTTAGAAATATATTGAAATCAGAAGTTATAAATGAAAAGATAAAAGACTTTAATTTTTTTGGAATAGAAGAAACGGATATAAGAGAAATGTCACATAATCCAAAAAATAATTTAGGTGTGGATCATATTCTACCAGACTATAAAATGGGAGAATTAGTAATAGGACTTAATGCAATAAGAAGCAATATTCGTGAAGTTGAAATAGTTTCTATCTCGTTAAATAGAGATGACATCATTAAATCACTTAATAGATTAAGTAGTGCAGTATATGTAATGATGTGCAGATATTTAGCTGGATATTATAAGTAA